In Citrus sinensis cultivar Valencia sweet orange chromosome 2, DVS_A1.0, whole genome shotgun sequence, a single genomic region encodes these proteins:
- the LOC127899769 gene encoding chaperonin CPN60-2, mitochondrial-like, producing MREDAEVPDQRQGARMAIDALVGNLYSTAQPITSFEQIALFGTAAANGDRVIGELIAKAFEKGWGNNLHVLADRKTPPSIELQLYWGMTLDRGYLSPYFITNHKTKECVLRDPYIMILEKKVSNCVFFDLLTEIGPVRRYNGTDVLIIAEDIENDLLASLVLNGVATATKACVIKPPGFGESRKASLRDIAKFTYGKVMTGKDFECVSLGHAEKITVSKDQTVILLCKACIGHEKLLQWRFTMENLQDFPEESCTKHSYLAAVIKVCGSNKAEVREKKDRVANAINAVKAAKEGVVSVMSLLYACKELDKLQTANHGQKIGVQAIQYALEMLVSAIAYSAGVDGSVVSKLLEGSKPKPLGKGENADMLMPEIVFPLKTIRAVLVEATSEMLARL from the exons ATGCGGGAGGATGCGGAAGTGCCAGACCAAAGACAAGGGGCTAGAATGGCAATTGATGCACTTGTGGGAAATTTATACAGCACAGCACAACCCATCACATCATTCGAACAAATAGCCCTG tttGGAACGGCTGCAGCAAATGGTGACAGAGTGATTGGCGAGCTCATAGCCAAGGCTTTTGAGAAAGGTTGGGGAAACAATCTTCATGTGTTAGCT GATCGGAAAACACCACCCAGTATTGAACTTCAGTTGTATTGGGGAATGACCCTAGACAGGGGCTATTTGTCACCTTACTTCATCACCAATCATAAGACGAAAGAATGT GTTTTACGAGATCCTTATATCATGATCCTTGAGAAAAAGGTTTCGAACTGCGTCTTCTTTGACTTATTGACAGAGATTGGACCAGTTAGAAGATATAATGGCACAGATGTACTGATCATTGCTGAAGATATTGAAAATGATCTCCTAGCAAGTCTTGTCTTAAATGGAGTGGCTACAGCAACCAAG GCTTGTGTCATAAAACCTCCTGGATTTGGAGAAAGTAGGAAGGCTAGCCTTCGGGACATTGCCAAATTCACGTATGGGAAG gTCATGACAGGAAAAGATTTTGAATGCGTATCTCTTGGCCATGCTGAGAAG ATTACGGTATCAAAGGATCAGACGGTTATCCTTCTTTGTAAGGCTTGCATAGGACACGAAAAG TTGTTACAGTGGAGATTCACAATggaaaatttacaagattTCCCTGAAGAGAGCTGTACAAAGCACTCTTATCTCGCTGCTGTTATAAAG GTCTGTGGAAGTAATAAAGCTGAAGTGCGTGAAAAGAAGGATAGAGTTGCTAATGCCATAAATGCTGTCAAGGCTGCAAAGGAAGGAGTTG TTAGTGTGATGTCACTTTTATATGCCTGCAAGGAGTTGGATAAATTGCAAACTGCTAACCATGGTCAGAAGATTGGTGTTCAAGCTATCCAATATGCTCTTGAg ATGCTGGTGAGCGCGATTGCTTATAGCGCTGGAGTTGATGGGTCAGTTGTTAGCAAGCTACTCGAGGGATCCAAGCCTAAACCCCTCGGTAAAG GTGAAAATGCAGATATGCTTATGCCAGAAATTGTTTTTCCATTGAAAACCATAAGAGCAGTCTTGGTGGAGGCTACAAG TGAGATGTTAGCAAGACTTTGA
- the LOC127900304 gene encoding L10-interacting MYB domain-containing protein-like has product MSNSSTSKATWNPQTLDVFCDLCIKEVDAGHRPGTHLTTQGYENLIKEVIRETGLDYNRTQMKNKWDSFRTDWKLWKNLIGKEAGLGWNHRLRTIDASEEWWEKKIKENLQFSRFRKNGIDPELEKKINLMFMNTVATGEHVWVPSSGFPLESNDASESLCVESTADSDEYIVSDDSKGSKGKRVALKGNKVGGAVKLSRQLDRLIDAVEKRNTTSNSQNDTSGKEIYKALEVVASLPNIEAGSKVWLFASQLFTDKVKRDLFNEIEDPNVKLKWLNYEKNTK; this is encoded by the coding sequence ATGTCTAATAGCTCAACTAGTAAGGCTACCTGGAACCCCCAGACTTTAGATGTATTTTGTGACTTATGCATTAAAGAGGTGGATGCCGGACATCGTCCTGGGACTCATTTGACTACCCAAGgatatgaaaatttgattaaggAGGTCATTAGAGAAACTGGATTAGATTACAACAGaactcaaatgaaaaataaatgggattCTTTTAGAACTGATTGGAAATTGTGGAAGAATTTGATTGGTAAGGAAGCTGGTTTAGGGTGGAATCATAGGTTGAGGACAATTGATGCAAGTGAGGAATggtgggaaaagaaaataaaggaaaatctGCAATTCAGTAGATTTCGGAAAAATGGTATTGATCCAGAgttggagaaaaaaataaatttaatgttcaTGAACACTGTGGCTACTGGTGAGCATGTTTGGGTTCCCTCATCTGGTTTTCCTTTAGAGAGTAATGACGCATCTGAATCTCTTTGTGTTGAGAGTACTGCTGACTCTGATGAGTATATTGTGTCTGATGATAGTAAGGGAAGCAAAGGTAAAAGAGTGGCCTTAAAAGGGAACAAAGTAGGAGGTGCTGTAAAACTGTCAAGGCAGCTTGATCGTCTCATTGATGCAGTAGAGAAAAGGAACACAACTTCAAACTCTCAAAATGATACAAGTGGGAAAGAGATTTATAAAGCATTGGAAGTGGTTGCTTCTTTACCAAACATTGAGGCTGGGAGTAAAGTGTGGTTATTTGCTAGTCAGTTGTTTACGGACAAAGTGAAAAGGGATTTATTTAATGAGATAGAAGATCCAAATGTCAAATTGAAATGgcttaattatgagaaaaataCAAAGTGA
- the LOC127900305 gene encoding L10-interacting MYB domain-containing protein-like, translating to MSNSSTSKATWNPQTLDVFCDLCIKEVDAGHRPGTHLTSQGYENLIKEFIRETGLDYNRTQMKNKWDSFRTDWKLWKNLIGKEAGLGWNHRLRTIDASEEWWEKKIKENLQFSRFRKNGIDPELEKKINLMFMNTVATGEHVWVPSSGFPLESNDASESLCVESTADSDEYIVSDDSKGSKGKRVALKGNKVGGAVKLSRQLDRLIDAVEKRNTTSNSQNDTSGKEIYKALEVVASLPNIEAGSKVWLFASQLFTDKVKRDLFNEIEDPNVKLKWLKYEKNTK from the coding sequence ATGTCTAATAGCTCAACTAGTAAGGCTACCTGGAACCCCCAGACTTTAGATGTATTTTGTGACTTATGCATTAAAGAGGTGGATGCCGGACATCGTCCTGGGACTCATTTGACTTCCCAAGgatatgaaaatttgattaaggAGTTCATTAGAGAAACTGGATTAGATTACAACAGaactcaaatgaaaaataaatgggattCTTTTAGAACTGATTGGAAATTGTGGAAGAATTTGATTGGTAAGGAAGCTGGTTTAGGGTGGAATCATAGGTTGAGGACAATTGATGCAAGTGAGGAATggtgggaaaagaaaataaaggaaaatctGCAATTCAGTAGATTTCGGAAAAATGGTATTGATCCAGAgttggagaaaaaaataaatttaatgttcaTGAACACTGTGGCTACTGGTGAGCATGTTTGGGTTCCCTCATCTGGTTTTCCTTTAGAGAGTAATGACGCATCTGAATCTCTTTGTGTTGAGAGTACTGCTGACTCTGATGAGTATATTGTGTCTGATGATAGTAAGGGAAGCAAAGGTAAAAGAGTGGCCTTAAAAGGGAACAAAGTAGGAGGTGCTGTAAAACTGTCAAGGCAGCTTGATCGTCTCATTGATGCAGTAGAGAAAAGGAACACAACTTCAAACTCTCAAAATGATACAAGTGGGAAAGAGATTTATAAAGCATTGGAAGTGGTTGCTTCTTTACCAAACATTGAGGCTGGGAGTAAAGTGTGGTTATTTGCTAGTCAGTTGTTTACGGACAAAGTGAAAAGGGATTTATTTAATGAGATAGAAGATCCAAATGTCAAATTGAAATGGCTTAAGTATGAGAAAAATACAAAGTGA